In bacterium, the genomic window GTTCGTTTCGACGACCTCATCAATACTCTTGATCAGGTTCTGATAGAGCCAGGCCTGCTTGATGGCCATGGAAGCCGGAGGAGAGACGGCTTCCAGGATCTCCCTGTCCCAGTCATCGAAAGGCAGGTTCTCCTGCTTATTGTAAACTGCAAGAAGGCCCAATACCGTATCGCCGGAAAGGAGGGGCGTTACTGCGATGTTCCCGGGAGTAATCCCCGCGGGAAAGTCCGCAGCCATGTCGACACCGCTGTCTTCGCCCGTTGTATTCCTGATAACGGCATGTCCTTCCTGCAGGACGGAGAAAAAGACACCGTTTCCTACCAGAACCGGACTGTCGGGTTTCCTCACGTGATCCTCGGGAGCGACATGCTCGATGAGTATTTTCTGGCCGCCCGGGTCGGAGAAGGCAAGTATGCCGCAGGTGGCCCTCAGCCCAATCATGACTTTTTCGAGAAGCGACTTGTAGATCTGGCCCGGGTCTATTGAAGAGACGAGGGTTTCGACGATCCCGTTAATGAACCGAAGCTTGAGTTTTTCCCTCTCCGTCCTCTTCATCATGAACACGTTGGCTACAGCCATGGACATCTGATTGGCGAAAGTGTTGAGTATGGCCAGGTCTCCCTCGGTAAACGGCTTTTTGTTTCGTTTGTCGTTGGCTGAGATCACGCCGATCACCTTCCTCCCACAGAGGAGGGGGGTCACAATAAATGACGAGGATTCGTATTGCCTGGTGAACTCATTAGTCAGGTCCTTGGTGTCTCTGGCGGCGTCTGTAACCAGAAGTGCTACCCCTTCCCTGACAACCTGTCCCGCAACACCCTGGTCTATGAGCTGTCTTATGTTGGGGATCTTGCTGGGGAGGATCCAGTTGGATTTGGCCATGACAAGCTCCTTGCCGTCACGGCTCAGGAGCATCAATGAGACCTTTTTGGCGTCGAGGACCTCCGAGATGAGTTCGATGGATCTGCTCAAAAAGTCGCTTTCCTTTAAAACCTCTTCCGGAGGCAGGTCGTCATCCTCGATGTGGGTCAGTTCACTGGTCTGCTTTTCCAGCAGTTGAAGCCTGGATATCTGCTGGTCAATGGTTTCCTGCAGGTGTCTTTTTTCCATAAGATGTCTCGTGACGACCAGGACATCCTCCACCTTGACAGGTTTGTTCAGGAACCATGCAGCCCCCCTGCTCAGGGCTCTCTGGGCTGCCTGCCGGTTTTCGTTCTCTATGAGCATGAGGACAGGGACTTTCGGCTGAAATTTCCGGATGGCGATTAGGGTGTCCAGACCGGACAGCCCCGTAAGCCTGTCAGCAAGGAAAATAACCCCGACATCCTCGTGGCTGCGGACTGCGGTGATCCCTTTCTGTCCATCAATGGTTTCCACGACCTCGAAGCCCTCGTTGGCGAGGATCCCCTTTAGGACCTGCCGGCTGGAAACGTCGTTGTCAATAATGATGGCCCGGTTCATGATCTTCCTCTCTCTCCATTTTGGGTCTTACCTTGATGTCCTCGTATTTACAGAATATACCGGCTGAGATCATCATCCCCGACAATGTCTGCCAGCTTGCTCTGGACCGTACCCGAGTCGATAAGGATCTCTTTTTCCACAAGATCGGGAGCCTGGAATGAAATGTCCTCCAGGAGCTTTTCCATGATCGTATGCAGCCTGCGTGCCCCTATGTTCTCTGTTCTGGTATTAACTTCCTCAGCCATGTGTGCGATGGCTTCTACAGCATCAGCGGTAAAGGTCAGCTTGAGCCCCTCCGTCAGCAGGAGCTCAGTGTACTGTCTGAT contains:
- a CDS encoding GAF domain-containing protein gives rise to the protein MNRAIIIDNDVSSRQVLKGILANEGFEVVETIDGQKGITAVRSHEDVGVIFLADRLTGLSGLDTLIAIRKFQPKVPVLMLIENENRQAAQRALSRGAAWFLNKPVKVEDVLVVTRHLMEKRHLQETIDQQISRLQLLEKQTSELTHIEDDDLPPEEVLKESDFLSRSIELISEVLDAKKVSLMLLSRDGKELVMAKSNWILPSKIPNIRQLIDQGVAGQVVREGVALLVTDAARDTKDLTNEFTRQYESSSFIVTPLLCGRKVIGVISANDKRNKKPFTEGDLAILNTFANQMSMAVANVFMMKRTEREKLKLRFINGIVETLVSSIDPGQIYKSLLEKVMIGLRATCGILAFSDPGGQKILIEHVAPEDHVRKPDSPVLVGNGVFFSVLQEGHAVIRNTTGEDSGVDMAADFPAGITPGNIAVTPLLSGDTVLGLLAVYNKQENLPFDDWDREILEAVSPPASMAIKQAWLYQNLIKSIDEVVETNKQLEDANAEVRQKVKELNWLKSKVAT